The Streptomyces sp. A2-16 sequence TCGACGCCCGCGAGGAAGGCTGGATCAAGGTGGTCCTCCATCCCGACGGACACGGCAACGGCCACAAGAAGTAGGGCCCACGGACACTGGCCTGCCTGCCCTCGGACCGAGCCGGCCGACCGGCGACGTGAAAGCCGAGCTTCGGTCGAGGGCGGACAGGCCGCCGCCGTCTGACCTCCCGTCATACCTGGGCGGAGTGACTGTGACCGCCTCGCGCGAACGGCGCCGGGCCGGCGTTCTCGACCGCCCGAGCTACTCCACTTCGATACCGAAGTCCTGGACAAGCTGCTCCAAGCCGCCGACGTAGCCCTTCCCGCCAAGTACGAAGTCCCAGTCACCACTGGCCCTGTGCCTGAACGACCCGAGCACCAAGGCCGTCTCACCACAGCGGCCGTCGGAAACCTCCAGGCGGCCCAGTTCGGTCATCGACGCGTCGAGCAGGCGGATGCAGGCATCGGTGAAGCCGGAGAGATCGGCGCTCGGGTTCACCTCCGGGTCCACGGCCGCAACCAGCACGAACCGATCCGCGTCTCCCGGCAGCGCATCGAAGGCGACACGTATTGCTGCCTTGTCCGGCGCAGCAGCTGACACCGCGCGTACCGAACCATCCGGAGTCTGCGGGTTGTTGAAGAAGACGAAGTGGTCTTCGCTGAGGACTCGACTGCCTCGGCAGACGAGTGCGCAGACGTCCAGTGCGACGTTGCCCGACCACGTCATGCCCAGCACGTTGTAATCGTCCGGCCGAGTCGGCGGACCGGACGGCTCAGGCCGCGAAGGGACCGGTCGCCCGCCCTCCCCCAGGCGCCCGCGTAGCCCGTGCCGGTGCAGCAGATCAACCAGTTCGGGGCCCGAGATCAACTCCAGAGGCTTGCCGCGAGCGAAGGTGTGCGAGCCCGGGCCGAATCCTGACGTCGTCACAAGGACGCCCTTGTTGGCGCCGATGTCCTGGACCGTGCCGTACAGGTCCCGCACCGCGGTGGGCGGCACCGTGTTGCGGTAGCGCTTCACCTGGACGACGATCTTGCCGCCCCGGATGGGAGTCGGGTCCAGCGCGTCGACATCCACGCCCCCGTCGTTCGAGCGCTGCGTCATCACAGCCTGCATTCCCATGGCACGGAACAGGTCGGCGACGAGGGACTCGAAGGCGATCGGGTCCATGTCGTACAGGTCCGGCTCCTCGACACCGCCGCCATGGGTGACGACCCGGTTTCCGACGTCCCGGGGCTGCCGACTCGGCCGTACGGCAGTGAGCTGGTCAGGCCGGGTCGTGAGCTGTCCCCGTAGCGCATCCGTCAGGCAGCTGGTCGCATCCACCTGTTCCAGACGCAGGTCGGTGAAGGTGGCTCGCTGGGTCATGACGGTGGCCAGGAATATGTGGGCTTGCCGGCCTGTCGCGGGATCGGGTGCGTCCACGAAGCCGTTCAGCGCCACCGAGTCGAGGATGCCGTACTCGTCTGCCATGAAGAGCTGGTGCAGGACCAACAGCATGCTCTGCGCCAGCACCTCCCGGTACAGCGCGCGGCGCTGCGTCACAGGTCGCGCCGTCTCCTTGTCCTCGTCCTGGGCAGGTACGTACCTCACGGACTTCACTTCCGGGGCGATGCCGTACCCGGGCAGCTCCCAATCCAGGACCAACTGCCGCGCCGCCGAGTCGAAGGCCACTGCCACCTGTCGAGGAAAGCCTTCGGGCCAGGCTGTGGATGAGTAGAGAGCAGCGGAGAAGTACTCGACCACGGATTCGGGGTCGCCCCGCCTGACACCCGCGATCGCCTCGGTGATGCCGGTGTTGTGCCGTCGCACCTCGGCTCGTTGTGCCTCAGCTCTTTGGTCGTAGTCACGTTGGGCGGCGGATAACTGCCGCTGCCGCTGCGCCTCCGCAGCCTGTGCCGCGTGCCAGTCGCGCTCGAAGCGTGACCGTGCCTCAGCCTGCGCCTGAGCGCGCCGACTGGCCGTCCAGCCGCCTTGCGCCTGGTACTGGTTCGGATCCGGCATGCTCACAGGCCACGCAAGCCGACCAGGGTCGAACGGTGGAATCTCTTCCATTCGCATCAACGACGACGCCCTGAAGGCCGGCGCCTGGCAACCCGTGGTCAGCAGTCCTTGCAAGGCCGCGACCTGAGCGTCCAGCTCTGCCGTACGTTGCCTGGCCTGCGCCTGACGGTACTCCCGGTGCCCCTGAGCGGCACGTCGTTGGTAGTCCCGCGCTTGTCGCGCTTCTTCCCGACGTCGCCGTTGCTCGGCCTCGATCTGCCGCTGGTACTGACGCTGCGCTTCAGCCCAAGTGTTGACAAAACCAGCAGAGCGACGACTCATGCGCTCAGGCCCTCCCCAGGATGTCGGCAGCGCCGACCGAACTCTGGTTGTCCCCGCAACCAGTTGCGACAAAACGACTTTATCCAGCAATCGCCGTCCTGGATATCAACTTGCCGAGGGCAACAGAAATCAGCGATCCGCACAGGTCACCAGCGTGTGGACAAGGTGAAGGATCCACATCCGGCATCGCCGTAGGACCCGCGCAGTGAGAGGACCACAAGGCACAGAAACAGTGTCCTTGAGTCCAGCTACAGCTTGGGGCCACCTTTCATCCCGCTGCCGCAGACGTGACCCCTCGCTCGCCGCAGTGAGGTGCTTCAGGCTTTACCGGCCGGCTCAGTAGGCAGCAGTCCGGTCAAAGCTGGTGACGTCGAGCTTGATGCCCTTCACGGTCTTGAGCGTCGTGGGGAACTCACCGCGGGCCGTCTGGCCGGGTAGCACGTTGGTCTCCAGTTGCGAACCGTCCTCCAGGCGAGTGCCGCCGGCGTCGACAGCCTCCCAGTCCCAGGAGTAGTTGGACTTCTCGCTGCTGTTGTTCTTGATCGTCCAAACGAGCCAGATGTTGGTGATACCCGCTTGTGATCGGTCCTCGAGCTTGAAGCTGACAAGGTCGGCTCGTTCCCCCGCAGCTTCCTGTGTCTGCCCCTGACGCGTCTTCGCGGTAGCGCTCGTACTGGGCGCAGAAGTGGTGCTCTCGTCCTTGTCCCCCGACGCGATCACCAGCACAACGATGACGATCACGACCACTGCGGCCAGGGCACCGGCACATCCCCAGAGACAGCCACGGCCCCGTCGCTTCTTCTGCGGTGGCCCAGGAGGCGATGCCCACTGCCCGGGAGGGGAGGAGGCCTGGCCCGGACCTCCCCACTGCGGATTGCCCCCAGGCGGCTCGCTCGCTGACATGGCGCCTCCTCGGTAGCGGATACCGCCACGCCAGGAATCCACGAGCCCCGTCGCGAACCGAGAGCAGCCACTCAGGCGACAGCCGCCAGCACGGGCTCCCCCCTAGGCTCTCAACGCCTCATGCGGCGTTCTCGGCGTCTCCCGCACGATCCACCGCGCCCTCAGGACGGCAGCCGTCTTCTCCTCGCTGTCGTCCCCCAGGGCATCCACCACGCGGCGCTACGCCGCACTCACGTCAGTGAGAGTGACCACTCGAAGCCGGCGCCGGACCACCGTTCTTGACCGTCAGAGGCAACAGCTTCTTCCCCGTCGGGCCGATCTGGATGTGGGTGTCCATCTGCGGCCATATACCAACGGAGCCAAAACAACGCTACCGTGGCCGGTATGGGGAAACGGACGAGGACACGCACGCCAACTGACCGTGGGCAGTACGACGTTGAGTCCGAATGGAGTGAGGCCGACTTAGCGCTCTTGGAAGAGCTGAAGAGGGCGGAGGCCCTGTTACCCGACGACGCGCCACGCGCGCTCCTGTCGGTGCGGCTGTCCGTCCTGACGGACGACACGACGTCGCCTGTCCGGCAGGAGCTCGATCTCCGCGTGCTTGCCAGGGAGCGCGGCTACCGAGTGGTCGGAGTTGCGAGCGACCTCAACGTGTCGGCGACGAAGGTCCCACCGTGGAAGCGCAAGGAGCTCGGGGACTGGCTCAACAACAAGGCGCCCGAGTTCGATGTACTGCTCTTCTGGAAGCTGGACCGCTTCGTACGACGACTCACAGACCTCAGCACCATGATCGATTGGTGCCTCAAGTACGGCAAGAACCTCGTCTCCAAGAACGACTCGATCGATCTGACCACAACCGCCGGGAAGATCATGGTCACGATCGTCGGTGGCATCGCCGAGATCGAGGCCGCCAACACGAGCACACGCGTCGCGAGCCTCTGGGACTACACCAAGACTCAGAGCAACTGGCTCGTGGGTAAGCCGACGTACGGCTACGAGACAGCGGAGGACGAGGACGGGAGAGTCGTCCTCACCATCAACAAGGAGGCCTACCGTGCGCTGCACTGGTGCCGCAACGCAGCTACACGCACCCGGCCGGCTTCCGCCCGCCGAATGGCCAGGGTCCTCGTCCGCGCCAGGCTCTGCGGACCAGGCCTGACAACGGCCACCCTCCTCCGTCGACTCCGGAACCCAGCGCTGATGGGCTACCGCGTAGAAGAGGACAAGAACGGCGGGGTGCGCCGCTCGAAGATTGTGCTGGGCAATGACGCCAAGCCCATCCGCGTAGCTGAGCCGATCTTCAGCGAGGAAGAGTTCAACAGCCTTCAGGCCGCCCTGGACCGCCGAGGCAAGAACCAGCCCACGCGTGCTCCGGGCGGCGCTACACAGTTCCTCGGGGTGCTGATCTGCGACGACTGCGGCACGAACATGACGGTGCAGAAGAACCGAGTCAAAGAGCGGTCCTACATGTACCTCCGGTGCGGCAAGTGCAAGGCCGGAGGCCACGGTGCACCGAACCCCTACGAGATCTACAGCAAGCTCGTCGAGGACGTCCTGAAGGTTCTGGGCGACGAGCCGGTTATGACGCGCGAGTACCGGCAAGGCGCCGAGGCCCGCAAGGAACAGCAGCGTCTCGAACAGTCCATTAGCTACTACATGACAGGGCTTGAGCCTGGAGGCCGCTTCACCAAGACGCGGTTCACCAAAGAGAAGGCCGAGAAGACTCTCGACGACCTGATCAAGCAACTGGAGGCCATCGACCCCGAGTCGACGAAGGATCGATGGGTGGCGGTGCACAACGGCCAGACCTTCCGGGCCCACTGGGAGGAGGGCGGCATGGAAGCCATGGCCGCCGATCTGCTCCGGGTCGGCGTGAAATGCAAGATCAAGCGGAGCAAGGTCCCGGGCGTACGCGCACCGCGCATCCACATGAAGCTCATGATCCCCAAGGACGTGCGGGACCGCCTGATACTGAAGGAAGACGACTTCGCTGAAGCCTTCTGACGGCAGGCGATAGATGCGGCGCTGCCGTCTGGAGGAGTAAGGGCAGGCAGCGTCCCCGTTCACTTGAACCACGACGCGGGGTCGAAGGGCTCCTCCGTGCCGTCATCATCAACCATCACGATCTCGCTTTCGATCAAGGTCCGTGCCCTGTCGTCGCCAGGTCCAGGCGATGACGGACGCAGAGGCTTTCGCGGCTCGCGTTCAGGGAGCGCGGCTATCCGCACCACTCCCCCTCTTGCCTCGCCTCAAGGCCGAGCCGCCGGGACTCTGCAAGGTCATCGGCGATTCCGGCGGCGATGAGTGCAGCGCCTGGCGTGTGGCCGGAACCGACGTAGCGCCAGTGCCTCTCGGTGACTGCGTCGGGCAGGTCGCCATGGCCCATGTGGTCAGCGCGTTCAGCGCGGAGCACTGCGTACGTCGTCGAGTAGACGCGGGACTTGGTCAGGATGTGGCCCCGGTAGCCCAACGTGTGAGCCCAGGCCCGAAGCCGGAGGGGCGCGTACTCGGGAAGCCCACCGAGGCGCCAGCAGGTACGCATGAGGGTGCGGACGTGATCGTTGACGGGTGCCGTGTCGATTTCGGCGAAGGTGGAGAGCGAGTGGTCCAGGCCGGCGCCTGTCTCGCTCGCCCCCTTGGTGACGTACTTGGCCACGTATGCGGCAACGGCGTCATCATCGAGCCCACCCTCATCAGTGCGCAGGGGCCGGACGTCGATTTGGACACCCCATCGCACACCCAACTCACCCACGGCTGGGCTGTGGGGCGTGCGGACCAGGACCCGTTCAGCCGATGTACGCACCGCGTTGATGAGTAGATCCGCAGTGCCCCAAGCCGGAGGTTCATCATCAGGACCGTTCGGTCCGTCTAGGCGGACCACGGCATGTACGTGAACGGCCGCCCGCTTTTGGTACTCGGCCACACGCGCAAAGGACAGCCGGGCGTGGTGTGCGAAGCGAGACTGAACGAGGCCGACTGAGCCGGCGAGGCGCCGCCGGACGTCGATGACGAACCGATCCCACAGCTTGGAAGCGTGGGCGTGCCACAGCACGTGGGCTGTGTAGTCGTAACAGTCGGGACAGAGCGGCTGACCGACCGCCGCCGCATCGGGAGCGTGAAGCACATCGCAGCCAAGGGGACGACCATGCTCGCAGGCACCGCCGTCACGACGGGGGCGGCAGCGCTCCCCGACTCGATGAACCGCACCGAAGGACGGGGCGGTAAGGGTGACGAAGAGCCGAGGTCGCTCGCGGACTGCGGCGGGAACACCCTTGCCGCCGAGGAGACCCGCACGGACAAGGTGGAAGGTGTCCCCAGCGTGTAGCCGGGAGCACGCCGGACAGACAGTCGCGCGTCTGTTGCGACACCGGACGAGAAGGCGCTCTCCAGGTTCATCGCGAGTGTCGTAGTGACGGAAGATCTCGCCGGTATCCGGGGCCAGAGTCGTAGTCGAGCCGGAGAGGTGGACGGGGTTGGCACACCCACCTGTGGCGGTGATCTGTTCCAACCAGCGCTGGAAGTTGGCATCTTGGGCAACGCGTATTGCGTCGCGATCTGTCTCGGAGAGCCGACGCAGGCTCCCCGCCCGGTCGAGAACGGGGCGCCTGTCAGCTGGAGTGAGGTCCGCGGTGATGGCGGTGACCTTCCGGGTTGGGCCGCCGTAGCGGCACGGGTGATGGGTGACGGCAGGTCGTGGGGCATGGGTCCTCCCTCGTCTGGTGTGGTGTGTGGGTCTCGGTCAGCGGATGGTTCCGGTGCCACGGCAGACGCGGCAGCGGTGCAGTCGTCCGGTCCAGGTCCTGCGGGCGCCGTCGCCCTTGCAGTGAGGGCACCTCACGCGAGGCATAGGCATGGCGGTACGTCCTTTCCGCTCAGGTGTGGGAGAAGCCGCTGACGAACCAGGTCACGAGTCCGTGGACGGTGAAGAGCACGGGGGTCTGTCCGAGGTAGAGGCCGAAGAGGCCGACGCACACGGCTTCCCAGGCGCGGACATCACGGGAGCGGACGAGGAGGACGGTGATGATCCCGAAGATCACCGTGAACGTGAACGCCGTTCCTTCGCTGATCACTTGTCATCCCCTTCCAGCGCGACGAGCGCATGACCGAGGGCGGGCAGTTCCGGGGTCATGCCGGAGTACTTCCGGGCTGTCGAGACGGCTTCCTCCGTTGGAGTCAGGTGCGAGCGGGCACGGCTCCAGCCGCCGTCCGGTCCGCTGCATACGGCCACACCCCGTTCCTCCGCCGTGATGGCCTGAGCGACGGCCACGGCGTCCTTATTGAGGTCGCCCAAGGTCATCTCGGCCGTGCCGGGGTCACTCACCCGGTGGCAGATCCGGCCGCCGAGTTGGGCCCGGAGCGCCGTGACGCCGGGACCCAGGTCGGATCCAACGCGTTGGCCGGCGACGACCAAGTGCAGTCCGAGGGCGGCCCCGAGCTGGGCAAGCCGGAGCAGGAGGGTGGAGCACTGATCGGCTTCCGCCTTGCTCTCGCGGGTGCCGTCAGATAAGTACAGCTCTGCGATCTCGTCGACGATCACGACCACGGGTGTCGGCCGGAGGCTGTCAGGGAGTTCCCAGATCGAACGGACACCGGCCGACCGGCACGCGCTCATCCGGTCCTGCATGTCGACGACGAGGGCGGAGAGAATGGCGACCGCTTCGCGGCGACACGTCGCCAGCGCGCTTAACCGCTCCGCGAAAAGACCGAGTTCCATACCGCCCTTGCAGTCGATACCGACCAGAGCGACGGGTTGTGGCGCGAGTTGGGTGATCAGCCTGGCCAGCAGGGTGGACTTGCCGGACCGGGTGGCCCCGGCTATGAGCCAGTGCGGCACGAGCCGCAGGTTCATGACCCAGGCACCGCCGCTTTCCAGAGCGCCGATGAGGGCAGAGAGCAGTTCGGTGGGGGCCGTGGCCAGGCCGGGACGTTGCAGCGGATCAGTGGCCATGGCTGTCAGTAACACGACCCCACGTTCCGGCGAGGTGACCCGCACCGCGTGGACCTTCCACGCGTGCACGAGGGCATCGGCCGCCTCCATGTACGTCGCCGGGGTCTGGCCCGCGTGCAGCCGTACGGTCACGGCCAGCCCCATGCGCGTAGCGCGCGGAAACGACAGCCGCGGAGCCACTGGCCGTACCGGATCATCCTTGACCAACAGATGCCCGACCACCGTGCGCGACGGAAGTCGCGACACCGACAGATCGTTGAGCAGGGCGACTCTGCGCCAGGTGAACAGCACCCGGCACGTAGTCACCGGGTAGCCGGCGACGTACCAGTACCAGACCGGACGATGCCGACGCACCAGGTCACCGACGAGCAGCACCCAGGCCAGCGCGGCCAGGGCAACGGCAAGCAGGTACGGCCCCATCACGCATCACCGCCCTTGGTGTGCGCGGCGGCACCGTGCACGGGTGTGATCGCGTCGGCGCGGAAGCTGATCCCGTGCCGGTCACCCATCGACCAGGCGAACGCGGTCAGCCCGGTGACTCTCACGATCTGGCCTTCCTCGATGCCTTTCGGCTCGCCACTCACGGCGATCTCGACGACGGAGATGCGCCGCCGGTCCTGGCGCACGGTGACGGCCACCGTGTAGACGGGGTTACCGTCCCGGTCCCTCTTCACCTCCTGTGTCTCGGGGTTGCTGAGCTTTGCTTCGGGCGCGATGGCGCATCGCAGTACGCCGAGTCGCGCCGCATCCACGGGAATGGACTGCATTGGTGTTGGCCTCCTTGGCCAGTCAGGACGTCGATCAGGTACTGACGTCACTTGTCCTTACGAGTTACGACTATGAAGCCCTGTACGGCGAGAGAGCAACTACTTATGCTGACGAGTGATGTCGCGCGTGCGACGTGCCTACGACTCCAACCCGGAGATGCCGAGATGACAGAGATCCAGCGCCCCGGAGCCCTCTACCAACAGGTGGCCGCCGCGATCCGGGAAGCAATCCTGTCCGGAGAGTTCGCTCCGGACTCGCTCCTGCCGTCCGAGGCTCAACTCATGACCCGCTACCAGGTCTCCCGTCCCACGGTCCGCAACGCCGTCTCCGCACTGCGGGCGGAAGGCCTCATCGACGTTCGGCACGGCAAGGGGAGCTTCGTACGCTCCAACGGCCGCCCTGTCGTCAGCATCGCCGGCCACGTGGGCCGCACGTCCGGCGGTCAATTCACACTCCATGGCGTAGCTACATGGGAGCAGACCGAGGAGCCGAGCACCTACCGCACGCATGCGACCGAACCCACGGCACACCTCCTTGAGGTACAGGTCGAGGAAGCGCTCTTCGGTTGCGACAGGTTGCTGACTGATCCGGCCACTGGCACGCGCGCGATGCACCGCACGCTGATCCCGCTCGCCACGGCCGACGCCGTACCGGATCTCGCCGAAGCGCCAAATGCCGAACCCGCCGCCGTGTACGCGATGCTGACGAAGTCCGGACACAAACTGTGGTGGTCCGAGACGGTCCGCGCGCGCATGCCGCTCCCGGATGAGCGCACCGCCCTGCGTCTGCCCGATGCGACCCCGGTCCTTCACCTGTCCCGCGTCACCTGCGGCACCGACGACCAGGCCCTGATCCTCGAAGAAATCCGCATCGGCGCCGACCGCGCTGAGCTTGCCTACCGGATCACTGCCGACAAGGAGCCCGCTCAACGCCGCCAGCCATGATCCGCAATGGCAATCGGTCGAAACATTCTTCACTTCCTCAAGGGCACGCCTGCGGCGTGCCGGGGCGCCCCGCCGCCCCGGCCGGGCGTGCGGCGTGACCGCCGGTCCCGTCCGGTCGGCAAGCGCCCCACACCGCAGAACACCGCTGGGCATGAAGCATCGACCAGCCGCTACAGGACGGGGCCCACGGGGCTGGGGGTCGACGACCTCCGAGACTTTAGGCAGCCGCCATGGGGCGAGCCTCGAAGAACAGGGGGCCGATCGGGCTGTTGCGGGCAGGTCCAAGGACTGCCCGATCCGCTGGCGAGCGTAAGGCCCCCTGTTCACTCGCCCCATGACAGCTCCCACCCAAAGTCTCTGCGGCCGGCGACGTGCCCACGTGTCCCGCTCATCAGCGGAAAGGCCGCTCATGTCCGACCACCATGACTGTCGGCGAGCGTCTCCAGGAGGACCGCAAGCCGTTCCACGGCGTCCGGCCATCCCGCGACGCGTACAACGCCCCGCCCTTCCTCGTTCGTCGAGGCCACGGCACGCACGTCTGACAACTCGAAGCCCACGGCCAGGAGCGCCCGGTTTAACCGGTCGGCCGACCCGCGTGCCACACGCCAGCCCGCGATGTAGTCGACCCGCGACACCCACAGCCCCGAGTCGCTGTCAGGGACGTCCAGACCGTCACTCCCCCTGTCCTCACCCGCGCCAGACACCTGGCCCACCTCTGTCCTGATCTAGGTAACGGATCGTCAACTTCCTTGGACCAGGACCGAAATGCAGCACGACGGCCCCGGTACCATCAGGCACCGGGAACCGCCGTGTTCCCAGCCGGGCCACCCTTCGCTTTCCAGGGCTGATGGGGTGGCCCGGTCTCGGTATGAGGTTGTGAAGCGCGGCCCCTCACTCGGGAGGGGAGTTCCCGAAACGTTCGAGGAACCGCGCCCCTTCGGCCGGAGCGGTCAGGATCCGGCCGGTAACCGGGGCACCTCTGCTCCCGATCGCGAAGGAGCAGAGCAACGGTGATGCGGTGCCCCGGCGTCTGTCAGGCCACGTGATCGGCCGTCAACGGATCGAGATCGAAGCGGCACCAGACGGTCTTGCCTCCGCGATCCTCCGCCGACCACCAGACCGATGTCGCCAGCCGCTGAACGATGTGCAGCCCACGGCCCGTGTCAGGCAACACCGCCTCGGACAGTTCACCGAGCAGTCCCGGCGCGAACGCCTCTCCTGCTGGAAGCAACGGGGGCGTCGAGTCCTCATCAGCAACGCCGATGAAGAGCCACTTTGGGTACAGCTTGAAGATCACATCGATACGTCGGCAGCCTCCAGGACGACTGAGGTGCCGATCCGGTACCGCGTGGTTCACCACGTTTCCCACGAGTTCTGAAACGGCCAGTCGAGCGTCATTGACCAGCGCATCAACCCCGGCGCCCCGCAAGAACACGGCCGTCATGTCGCGCGCCATGCGCCCCGTGTCGC is a genomic window containing:
- a CDS encoding GntR family transcriptional regulator; this translates as MTEIQRPGALYQQVAAAIREAILSGEFAPDSLLPSEAQLMTRYQVSRPTVRNAVSALRAEGLIDVRHGKGSFVRSNGRPVVSIAGHVGRTSGGQFTLHGVATWEQTEEPSTYRTHATEPTAHLLEVQVEEALFGCDRLLTDPATGTRAMHRTLIPLATADAVPDLAEAPNAEPAAVYAMLTKSGHKLWWSETVRARMPLPDERTALRLPDATPVLHLSRVTCGTDDQALILEEIRIGADRAELAYRITADKEPAQRRQP
- a CDS encoding recombinase family protein; amino-acid sequence: MGKRTRTRTPTDRGQYDVESEWSEADLALLEELKRAEALLPDDAPRALLSVRLSVLTDDTTSPVRQELDLRVLARERGYRVVGVASDLNVSATKVPPWKRKELGDWLNNKAPEFDVLLFWKLDRFVRRLTDLSTMIDWCLKYGKNLVSKNDSIDLTTTAGKIMVTIVGGIAEIEAANTSTRVASLWDYTKTQSNWLVGKPTYGYETAEDEDGRVVLTINKEAYRALHWCRNAATRTRPASARRMARVLVRARLCGPGLTTATLLRRLRNPALMGYRVEEDKNGGVRRSKIVLGNDAKPIRVAEPIFSEEEFNSLQAALDRRGKNQPTRAPGGATQFLGVLICDDCGTNMTVQKNRVKERSYMYLRCGKCKAGGHGAPNPYEIYSKLVEDVLKVLGDEPVMTREYRQGAEARKEQQRLEQSISYYMTGLEPGGRFTKTRFTKEKAEKTLDDLIKQLEAIDPESTKDRWVAVHNGQTFRAHWEEGGMEAMAADLLRVGVKCKIKRSKVPGVRAPRIHMKLMIPKDVRDRLILKEDDFAEAF
- a CDS encoding restriction endonuclease, encoding MSRRSAGFVNTWAEAQRQYQRQIEAEQRRRREEARQARDYQRRAAQGHREYRQAQARQRTAELDAQVAALQGLLTTGCQAPAFRASSLMRMEEIPPFDPGRLAWPVSMPDPNQYQAQGGWTASRRAQAQAEARSRFERDWHAAQAAEAQRQRQLSAAQRDYDQRAEAQRAEVRRHNTGITEAIAGVRRGDPESVVEYFSAALYSSTAWPEGFPRQVAVAFDSAARQLVLDWELPGYGIAPEVKSVRYVPAQDEDKETARPVTQRRALYREVLAQSMLLVLHQLFMADEYGILDSVALNGFVDAPDPATGRQAHIFLATVMTQRATFTDLRLEQVDATSCLTDALRGQLTTRPDQLTAVRPSRQPRDVGNRVVTHGGGVEEPDLYDMDPIAFESLVADLFRAMGMQAVMTQRSNDGGVDVDALDPTPIRGGKIVVQVKRYRNTVPPTAVRDLYGTVQDIGANKGVLVTTSGFGPGSHTFARGKPLELISGPELVDLLHRHGLRGRLGEGGRPVPSRPEPSGPPTRPDDYNVLGMTWSGNVALDVCALVCRGSRVLSEDHFVFFNNPQTPDGSVRAVSAAAPDKAAIRVAFDALPGDADRFVLVAAVDPEVNPSADLSGFTDACIRLLDASMTELGRLEVSDGRCGETALVLGSFRHRASGDWDFVLGGKGYVGGLEQLVQDFGIEVE
- a CDS encoding FtsK/SpoIIIE domain-containing protein, which translates into the protein MGPYLLAVALAALAWVLLVGDLVRRHRPVWYWYVAGYPVTTCRVLFTWRRVALLNDLSVSRLPSRTVVGHLLVKDDPVRPVAPRLSFPRATRMGLAVTVRLHAGQTPATYMEAADALVHAWKVHAVRVTSPERGVVLLTAMATDPLQRPGLATAPTELLSALIGALESGGAWVMNLRLVPHWLIAGATRSGKSTLLARLITQLAPQPVALVGIDCKGGMELGLFAERLSALATCRREAVAILSALVVDMQDRMSACRSAGVRSIWELPDSLRPTPVVVIVDEIAELYLSDGTRESKAEADQCSTLLLRLAQLGAALGLHLVVAGQRVGSDLGPGVTALRAQLGGRICHRVSDPGTAEMTLGDLNKDAVAVAQAITAEERGVAVCSGPDGGWSRARSHLTPTEEAVSTARKYSGMTPELPALGHALVALEGDDK
- a CDS encoding replication initiator, which codes for MEQITATGGCANPVHLSGSTTTLAPDTGEIFRHYDTRDEPGERLLVRCRNRRATVCPACSRLHAGDTFHLVRAGLLGGKGVPAAVRERPRLFVTLTAPSFGAVHRVGERCRPRRDGGACEHGRPLGCDVLHAPDAAAVGQPLCPDCYDYTAHVLWHAHASKLWDRFVIDVRRRLAGSVGLVQSRFAHHARLSFARVAEYQKRAAVHVHAVVRLDGPNGPDDEPPAWGTADLLINAVRTSAERVLVRTPHSPAVGELGVRWGVQIDVRPLRTDEGGLDDDAVAAYVAKYVTKGASETGAGLDHSLSTFAEIDTAPVNDHVRTLMRTCWRLGGLPEYAPLRLRAWAHTLGYRGHILTKSRVYSTTYAVLRAERADHMGHGDLPDAVTERHWRYVGSGHTPGAALIAAGIADDLAESRRLGLEARQEGEWCG
- a CDS encoding ATP-binding protein, whose translation is MDAGKAKSLASELDAYAHWFVVPDPSSDGHFLTLTLFAEFGDTGRMARDMTAVFLRGAGVDALVNDARLAVSELVGNVVNHAVPDRHLSRPGGCRRIDVIFKLYPKWLFIGVADEDSTPPLLPAGEAFAPGLLGELSEAVLPDTGRGLHIVQRLATSVWWSAEDRGGKTVWCRFDLDPLTADHVA